GCGAAGTAGACAGCGATACGGGCGCCCGGGGCCACCGATCCGGCCACCTCGATGTCCAGCATGACCTCGCCGTCGGCGCTGTTCGGCGTGGTGGGGTGGCTCGTCGCGCCGTCGACGGAGACGGCGACGATCGTCGGCGCGGGGATGCCCAGCTGCGCGAAGTACGCCTGCAGGTCGCCCCGCCGCAGTCCTCCGCTGAGCTCGATGAGCGCGATGCACTGGCCCTTCCCGGTGGCGGTGGGTTCAAAGTCGTAGAGCCGCGCGACCTGCGGTGGCGTGAACGATGTCGCGCTGGTCGCGGGCGTCGCGGGCGACCGCCGCGCACCGAAGGGGGTGGCGACCGGATCGAGTTCGGTGGGTAGCACGCGGAAGTGCGGCCGGGCCTGCGGCCGGTCGTCCAGTCCGAACACGCCCTCGACGATGACGCCGAGCTCGGCCGGGACGCTCACCGGACCGGTCCGCCCGCGATACGTCCCCTCGGCGTACTGGTACCGCTGAAGCGTCACCCCGAACGCCGCGCTGACCTTCTGGGCGGGACCGGCCAGGACGACCTTCCGCTGGGCTGCATCGGCCTCGATGACCTCCAGCCCCTGCGCCGCGGCGAACGAGCGGACCGCGGCGATGTCGGCAGGGTCCGCGCCCCGAGTGGCGCGCAGCTCGTCGCGCGTGAGGTAGCGGCGCGCTCCGAGGCTCTGGGCCGCTAGGGCGGTCGCCGCCGCAGTGGCGGCCCAGGAGCGCGACCGGACCCGCACCGTAACCTCGACCCGCTCGTCAGAGTGGACCGCGCCGATGAGCTGCGCTCCCGGCATCTCCGTGCGGCCGCTGCCGGGGACCTGCACCCTGGTCTTCCTCGATGCCACGGCGGTTACCCTCTTTTAGATGGAAGACCATCGGTCGGCCTCTTGCCCCAAGCCTATCAGCGATATGTCTCAGCGCCACCATCTGGGCATGGTCACCGGGCACGTGGCTCGCCGCGGGTCATGGCTCGGAGCGGTCTTCGCGCGGCAGCAGATAGAGGGCCATCACGAGCGGGGTGCGCGCGAGCACGCTGTGCCTGGTGTCGGCGGGCATCCGGAGCCACGCGCCCGGGACCGCGGCGTAGGCATCGTCTCCGGCGATGAGGTCGCCCTCACCGGACAGGATGTGGATGATCGCCGGGCGGGCCGAGGTGTGAACCGTACTGAGAATGTCCGAGTCATTCTCTCCCCCGGTTGGATCATCAGTGAGGAACAAGTTCTCATTGGTTTCGCGATCTCGCGCGGTCAGCGTAAGGGCTCGGCATCCCACGCACGTCAGCCCCTTCGGAGAGAGGCTCTTAAGTACGGCACTCCAAACGCCGTACCCTCCCGCGTGGCACCCATGCGAGAAGCGGCCTAGTTACTTGCTCTAGCGAGGGGGATGCTTAGAGCGAGTAACGGCACCGATCGCGGTCACGGGCGCCGGGCCACTCGTGGTCTACCGGTGTTGCCCGCCGTGGTTGCCCCAGGACGGCCGACAGGCTGTCGCGGCGAGGATATAGAACGGGCGTGCTAATGGCGAGGGGGTTATCCACGCAGTGAGGGGCGATGCCGAAGCTCACGGCGAGGGGCCAGATTCGCTGGTCGCTCGTTCTCGGCATCGCCCTCGCAGTTCCCATCGCCATCTTCGCCGCCGCGATCTGGTGGGCGGAATACGGCGCGCTCTCGGCCCACCGCTCGATCGGCCTGGACTATCGCGTGTTCGTGTCCTATGGACAACGGCTGCTCGATACGAGGTCGCTCTACCTGCCGGCCCAGCTCACCGGCCACTACGAATGGGCATCGCTGCCGGCCGATCCGCTTCTGGCGCCATCCATCCCATCCGCCCTGCCATGCGTCTATCCGCCGCTCGTGGCGCTGCTCGTGCGGGGCGATCCGTGCAGCGGCGGATCCGGGGCCCCGCGACGCCCGACGTCTGGTTCGAGGTCGGGTAGCCCGCGAGCGGAGCCCACGCCGGTCCCCGTGGGTGCGCGACGGTCGCGACTGCGTCGACGGCGCTCCCTCTCTGTGGCCCGGCTGCCGGCCTACTCCAAGTAGGCCCGCAGCTTGCGGCTGCGCGACGGGTGGCGGAGCTTGCGGAGCGCCTTCGCCTCGATCTGGCGGATGCGTTCGCGGGTCA
The nucleotide sequence above comes from Chloroflexota bacterium. Encoded proteins:
- a CDS encoding S8/S53 family peptidase, which translates into the protein MPGAQLIGAVHSDERVEVTVRVRSRSWAATAAATALAAQSLGARRYLTRDELRATRGADPADIAAVRSFAAAQGLEVIEADAAQRKVVLAGPAQKVSAAFGVTLQRYQYAEGTYRGRTGPVSVPAELGVIVEGVFGLDDRPQARPHFRVLPTELDPVATPFGARRSPATPATSATSFTPPQVARLYDFEPTATGKGQCIALIELSGGLRRGDLQAYFAQLGIPAPTIVAVSVDGATSHPTTPNSADGEVMLDIEVAGSVAPGARIAVYFAPNTDRGFLDAVTAAVHDTVNTPSVISISWGGAEVHWTAQAMQALDQAFQDAALVGVTVLCASGDDGSDDAVADGLAHADFPASSPHAVGCGGTRLFASPSAISDERVWNDGPEGGATGGGVSDVFDPPAYQAGAGVPRSANPGGRVGRGVPDLAGDASPASGYAVRVDGQPMVIGGTSAVAPLLAALVAQLNQQLETPVGFLNPLLYAAPARVFRDITIGGNGAYAAGTGWDACTGLGRPDGAALLAVLRAPDGA